A section of the Epinephelus moara isolate mb chromosome 3, YSFRI_EMoa_1.0, whole genome shotgun sequence genome encodes:
- the nufip2 gene encoding FMR1-interacting protein NUFIP2 isoform X2 codes for MEEQPKDRAQERQYHHHGEDRHSIQHTTCPKNDQSHFQRQHQETQTKKTGNKKVNISEEEGEKNPHLSDTVGMSYSPNSNGNRHASNTNVKQKSTQKLYTTVPKVSSKGLDYKKSMDLKNDKEKALDLNHHEGQPLDKKDSLLLQNGVVNCGLITNGYSSKDNDGSGSEGGYTTPKKRKARCNNAKNNDNVIREKEKDMQQGNTTQEHGAFNLETTEKGLTSRLDGFRAAHKVEAQSAARRAVASEASVGESQRKNSDGKTVGTFGKKTEERHKAKLSSPSKEDSWTLFKPPPVFPVDNSSAKIVPKISYASKVKENLNKVAQGGGESLPPPVRLSQVPMSAMKTITSASFTNGPVSGNGNGCPSVGTFFAPAASSIPPAPSIPSGENVASPLESNCSSTTSPVDGEAYELGKYTLVIYPLNMQPVLPSARHLDPPAAQTNQKALGDIFQNQWGLSFINEPNLGPEGGGGQVPAEDKTTVVTPQSECQAAAAKVAQPCFDVSPSFLEPGTLAQDPEKRTCAPCNVSNACSPTCGMGEEENKLQPCGQEKTKVEAKGAGSAVSAPSKDNGAKPAQGQLTTVLFGSSKQQAHSKDIGRRCSWGSFDIKAAVTYHTKEMEFIFNLQKQDPKRVVVYDETKDGPDQ; via the exons ATGGAGGAACAGCCCAAAGATCGGGCACAAGAAAGACAATATCACCACCACGGAGAGGACAGACACTCCATTCAACATACAACTTGTCCAAAAAATGATCAGAGCCACTTCCAGCGCCAGCATCAGGAAACGCAGACGAAGAAAACAG gcaataaaaaagtaaacatcagcgaggaggagggggagaagaaTCCACATCTGTCTGATACTGTTGGTATGTCGTATTCCCCCAACAGTAATGGTAACAGACATGCAAGTAACACAAATGTGAAGCAGAAGTCAACGCAAAAGCTGTACACGACTGTTCCAAAAGTGAGCAGCAAAGGCTTGGACTATAAGAAGAGTATGGACCTTAAAAATGACAAGGAAAAGGCTCTGGATTTGAATCATCATGAGGGCCAGCCTTTGGATAAGAAAGACTCTCTATTGCTTCAAAATGGCGTTGTAAACTGTGGCTTAATTACAAATGGCTATTCTAGCAAGGACAATGACGGTAGCGGCTCCGAAGGTGGATATACTACTCCGAAGAAACGCAAGGCCAGATGTAACAACGCCAAGAACAATGATAATGTGataagagaaaaggagaaagacatGCAGCAGGGCAACACTACACAAGAGCATGGGGCTTTTAATCTTGAGACAACTGAGAAGGGATTGACTTCTAGACTTGATGGCTTTAGAGCCGCCCATAAAGTAGAAGCTCAGTCAGCAGCTAGACGGGCTGTTGCATCAGAAGCTTCAGTGGGTGAATCTCAGAGGAAAAACTCTGATGGCAAAACAGTTGGCACCTTTGGTAAAAAGACTGAGGAAAGGCACAAAGCCAAGCTTTCCTCACCTTCAAAAGAGGACTCGTGGACTTTGTTTAAGCCCCCTCCAGTATTTCCTGTGGACAATAGCAGTGCAAAAATTGTTCCCAAGATCAGTTATGCAAGTAAAGTAAAAGAGAACCTCAACAAAGTAGCTCAAGGTGGAGGAGAATCACTGCCTCCTCCTGTTAGACTGTCACAGGTCCCTATGTCTGCTATGAAAACTATCACCTCAGCTAGCTTTACTAATGGCCCTGTTTCTGGAAACGGAAATGGCTGCCCATCAGTGGGTACCTTCTTTGCTCCTGCTGCTAGTAGTATTCCACCAGCCCCATCTATCCCAAGTGGCGAGAATGTAGCATCACCTTTGGAAAGTAACTGTAGCTCTACAACCAGTCCTGTAGATGGAGAAGCATATGAGCTTGGAAAGTATACTCTTGTAATTTACCCTTTAAATATGCAACCTGTGCTCCCTAGTGCTCGTCACCTTGACCCACCGGCTGCTCAGACAAATCAGAAAGCCTTGGGAGATATCTTCCAGAATCAGTGGGGGCTTTCCTTCATCAATGAGCCTAACTTGGGGCCAGAAGGAGGAGGTGGCCAGGTGCCTGCAGAGGACAAGACTACTGTGGTCACACCTCAAAGCGAGTGTCAGGCTGCCGCAGCCAAGGTTGCCCAGCCCTGCTTTGATGTTAGCCCATCATTCTTAGAGCCGGGCACTTTGGCTCAAGACCCTGAGAAAAGGACTTGTGCCCCTTGCAATGTGTCTAATGCTTGTTCTCCTACTTGTGGGATGGGTGAGGAGGAGAACAAGCTGCAGCCATGTGGCCAGGAAAAGACAAAAGTTGAGGCCAAGGGTGCAGGTTCTGCTGTGTCGGCCCCCAGTAAAGACAACGGTGCTAAGCCTGCACAGGGCCAGCTAACCACTGTGTTGTTTGGCTCATCTAAACAACAGGCCCACTCTAAAGACATTGGCAGAAGGTGTAGCTGGGGGTCCTTTGATATTAAAGCTGCTGTCACTTACCACACTAAAG aAATGGAATTCATTTTCAACTTGCAAAAACAAG ATCCAAAAAGAGTAGTGGTTTATGATGAGACCAAGGATGGACCTGATCAGTGA
- the nufip2 gene encoding FMR1-interacting protein NUFIP2 isoform X1: MEEQPKDRAQERQYHHHGEDRHSIQHTTCPKNDQSHFQRQHQETQTKKTGWAIRKSNKKVNISEEEGEKNPHLSDTVGMSYSPNSNGNRHASNTNVKQKSTQKLYTTVPKVSSKGLDYKKSMDLKNDKEKALDLNHHEGQPLDKKDSLLLQNGVVNCGLITNGYSSKDNDGSGSEGGYTTPKKRKARCNNAKNNDNVIREKEKDMQQGNTTQEHGAFNLETTEKGLTSRLDGFRAAHKVEAQSAARRAVASEASVGESQRKNSDGKTVGTFGKKTEERHKAKLSSPSKEDSWTLFKPPPVFPVDNSSAKIVPKISYASKVKENLNKVAQGGGESLPPPVRLSQVPMSAMKTITSASFTNGPVSGNGNGCPSVGTFFAPAASSIPPAPSIPSGENVASPLESNCSSTTSPVDGEAYELGKYTLVIYPLNMQPVLPSARHLDPPAAQTNQKALGDIFQNQWGLSFINEPNLGPEGGGGQVPAEDKTTVVTPQSECQAAAAKVAQPCFDVSPSFLEPGTLAQDPEKRTCAPCNVSNACSPTCGMGEEENKLQPCGQEKTKVEAKGAGSAVSAPSKDNGAKPAQGQLTTVLFGSSKQQAHSKDIGRRCSWGSFDIKAAVTYHTKEMEFIFNLQKQDPKRVVVYDETKDGPDQ; encoded by the exons ATGGAGGAACAGCCCAAAGATCGGGCACAAGAAAGACAATATCACCACCACGGAGAGGACAGACACTCCATTCAACATACAACTTGTCCAAAAAATGATCAGAGCCACTTCCAGCGCCAGCATCAGGAAACGCAGACGAAGAAAACAGGTTGGGCCATCCGGAAAA gcaataaaaaagtaaacatcagcgaggaggagggggagaagaaTCCACATCTGTCTGATACTGTTGGTATGTCGTATTCCCCCAACAGTAATGGTAACAGACATGCAAGTAACACAAATGTGAAGCAGAAGTCAACGCAAAAGCTGTACACGACTGTTCCAAAAGTGAGCAGCAAAGGCTTGGACTATAAGAAGAGTATGGACCTTAAAAATGACAAGGAAAAGGCTCTGGATTTGAATCATCATGAGGGCCAGCCTTTGGATAAGAAAGACTCTCTATTGCTTCAAAATGGCGTTGTAAACTGTGGCTTAATTACAAATGGCTATTCTAGCAAGGACAATGACGGTAGCGGCTCCGAAGGTGGATATACTACTCCGAAGAAACGCAAGGCCAGATGTAACAACGCCAAGAACAATGATAATGTGataagagaaaaggagaaagacatGCAGCAGGGCAACACTACACAAGAGCATGGGGCTTTTAATCTTGAGACAACTGAGAAGGGATTGACTTCTAGACTTGATGGCTTTAGAGCCGCCCATAAAGTAGAAGCTCAGTCAGCAGCTAGACGGGCTGTTGCATCAGAAGCTTCAGTGGGTGAATCTCAGAGGAAAAACTCTGATGGCAAAACAGTTGGCACCTTTGGTAAAAAGACTGAGGAAAGGCACAAAGCCAAGCTTTCCTCACCTTCAAAAGAGGACTCGTGGACTTTGTTTAAGCCCCCTCCAGTATTTCCTGTGGACAATAGCAGTGCAAAAATTGTTCCCAAGATCAGTTATGCAAGTAAAGTAAAAGAGAACCTCAACAAAGTAGCTCAAGGTGGAGGAGAATCACTGCCTCCTCCTGTTAGACTGTCACAGGTCCCTATGTCTGCTATGAAAACTATCACCTCAGCTAGCTTTACTAATGGCCCTGTTTCTGGAAACGGAAATGGCTGCCCATCAGTGGGTACCTTCTTTGCTCCTGCTGCTAGTAGTATTCCACCAGCCCCATCTATCCCAAGTGGCGAGAATGTAGCATCACCTTTGGAAAGTAACTGTAGCTCTACAACCAGTCCTGTAGATGGAGAAGCATATGAGCTTGGAAAGTATACTCTTGTAATTTACCCTTTAAATATGCAACCTGTGCTCCCTAGTGCTCGTCACCTTGACCCACCGGCTGCTCAGACAAATCAGAAAGCCTTGGGAGATATCTTCCAGAATCAGTGGGGGCTTTCCTTCATCAATGAGCCTAACTTGGGGCCAGAAGGAGGAGGTGGCCAGGTGCCTGCAGAGGACAAGACTACTGTGGTCACACCTCAAAGCGAGTGTCAGGCTGCCGCAGCCAAGGTTGCCCAGCCCTGCTTTGATGTTAGCCCATCATTCTTAGAGCCGGGCACTTTGGCTCAAGACCCTGAGAAAAGGACTTGTGCCCCTTGCAATGTGTCTAATGCTTGTTCTCCTACTTGTGGGATGGGTGAGGAGGAGAACAAGCTGCAGCCATGTGGCCAGGAAAAGACAAAAGTTGAGGCCAAGGGTGCAGGTTCTGCTGTGTCGGCCCCCAGTAAAGACAACGGTGCTAAGCCTGCACAGGGCCAGCTAACCACTGTGTTGTTTGGCTCATCTAAACAACAGGCCCACTCTAAAGACATTGGCAGAAGGTGTAGCTGGGGGTCCTTTGATATTAAAGCTGCTGTCACTTACCACACTAAAG aAATGGAATTCATTTTCAACTTGCAAAAACAAG ATCCAAAAAGAGTAGTGGTTTATGATGAGACCAAGGATGGACCTGATCAGTGA